A single region of the Melospiza georgiana isolate bMelGeo1 chromosome 7, bMelGeo1.pri, whole genome shotgun sequence genome encodes:
- the RALB gene encoding ras-related protein Ral-B, whose product MAASKSKNQSSLALHKVIMVGSGGVGKSALTLQFMYDEFVEDYEPTKADSYRKKVVLDGEEVQIDILDTAGQEDYAAIRDNYFRSGEGFLLVFSITEHESFTATAEFREQILRVKAEEDKIPLLVVGNKSDLEERRQVPVEEARSKAEEWGVQYVETSAKTRANVDKVFFDLMREIRAKKMSENKDKNGKKSGKNKKSFKERCCLL is encoded by the exons ATGGCTGCCAGCAAGAGCAAGAACCAGAGTTCCTTGGCCCTCCATAAAGTAATTATGGTTGGCAGTGGAGGTGTGGGTAAATCTGCCCTCACACTTCAGTTTATGTATGATGAG TTTGTAGAAGACTATGAACCTACCAAGGCTGACAGCTACAGAAAGAAAGTAGTTCTGGATGGTGAAGAAGTTCAGATAGACATTCTGgacacagcaggacaggaggaTTATGCAGCTATCAGAGATAACTATTTCCGCAGTGGGGAAGGCTTTCTTCTTGTCTTCTCAATAACAGAGCACGAATCCTTCACAGCAACAGCAGAGTTTCG GGAACAGATCCTGCGTGTGAAGGCTGAAGAGGATAAAATCCCTTTGCTGGTAGTGGGGAACAAATCTGACCTGGAGGAGCGCAGACAAGTGCCTGTAGAAGAGGCTCGGAGTAAGGCAGAAGAGTGGGGGGTGCAGTACGTAGAAACCTCTGCCAAAACTCGGGCCAATGTAGATAAG GTATTCTTTGATTTAATGAGAGAAAtaagagcaaagaaaatgtcagaaaacAAAGACAAGAATGGCAAGAAAAGTGGCAAGAACAAGAAAAGCTTTAAAGAAAGATGTTGCTTACTGTGA